A part of Deltaproteobacteria bacterium HGW-Deltaproteobacteria-4 genomic DNA contains:
- the mdh gene encoding malate dehydrogenase has protein sequence MARPKISLIGGGQIGGVLAQLCALRELGDVVLFDIVEGLPQGKMLDIAEAAPVDGFDVCLKGTNDYKDIEGSKVVIVTAGLPRKPGMSRDDLIEVNSKIMTSVAEGIKKFAPESIVIVISNPLDAMVTLCQKITGFPYERVIGQAGVLDSARFKAFIAWELGVSVKDVTAMTLGGHGDDMVPLVRYASVQGIPVMELLEQKYKSADKAKEVMEAMVKRTRGAGGEVVALLKTGSAFYSPASSAIAMAESILKDSKRVLPTCVYLNGEFGIKGYYVGVPAILGDKGVEGILEFKLDATEQTMMDKSVAAVKDLVGVLKTQGLL, from the coding sequence ATGGCAAGACCGAAGATTTCATTGATTGGTGGTGGACAAATTGGCGGCGTTCTCGCACAACTCTGCGCGCTGCGTGAACTTGGTGATGTCGTTCTTTTCGATATCGTCGAAGGCCTTCCCCAGGGCAAGATGCTCGACATCGCCGAAGCAGCGCCTGTCGACGGCTTTGATGTTTGTCTCAAAGGGACGAACGATTACAAAGATATCGAAGGTTCCAAAGTTGTTATCGTCACCGCCGGTCTCCCCCGCAAACCGGGTATGAGCCGCGATGACCTGATCGAAGTCAACAGCAAGATCATGACTTCTGTCGCCGAAGGGATCAAAAAATTCGCTCCCGAGTCGATCGTTATCGTCATTTCCAATCCTCTTGACGCCATGGTCACCCTTTGCCAGAAGATCACCGGTTTCCCCTACGAGCGGGTTATCGGCCAGGCCGGCGTCCTTGACTCGGCCCGCTTCAAAGCCTTTATCGCCTGGGAACTGGGCGTCTCGGTAAAAGACGTCACTGCTATGACCCTTGGCGGCCACGGTGACGACATGGTTCCCCTGGTCCGTTATGCCAGCGTTCAGGGCATCCCGGTAATGGAACTCCTGGAACAGAAGTACAAAAGTGCTGACAAAGCCAAAGAAGTTATGGAAGCGATGGTCAAGCGCACCCGTGGCGCCGGCGGTGAAGTTGTTGCCCTGCTCAAGACCGGCAGTGCTTTCTACAGCCCCGCTTCTTCGGCGATCGCCATGGCTGAATCGATCCTCAAAGACTCGAAACGTGTCCTCCCCACCTGCGTTTATCTCAATGGTGAGTTCGGCATCAAAGGCTACTATGTCGGCGTCCCTGCCATCCTCGGCGACAAAGGTGTTGAAGGAATTCTCGAATTTAAACTTGACGCCACCGAGCAGACAATGATGGACAAATCCGTTGCTGCGGTTAAAGATCTGGTCGGTGTTTTGAAAACTCAGGGCCTTCTTTAA